A genomic window from Pygocentrus nattereri isolate fPygNat1 chromosome 22, fPygNat1.pri, whole genome shotgun sequence includes:
- the LOC108442778 gene encoding astrocytic phosphoprotein PEA-15 → MSEYSSLLSDLSENITNEDLEQLKSACKEDIPEDQSNSITSSKEWFNYLEKNDKLAQDNLSYIEHIFEISRRPDLLTRVIEYRTTVLKISEDDEIDTKLTRIPSAKKYKDIIRQPSEDEIIKLAPPPKKA, encoded by the exons ATGTCGGAGTACAGCTCTTTGCTGAGTGACCTGTCCGAGAACATCACTAATGAGGATCTGGAGCAGCTGAAGTCAGCCTGCAAAGAGGACATCCCTGAGGACCAGAGCAATTCCATCACCTCCTCCAAAGAGTGGTTCAATTACCTGgagaaaaatgacaaactaGCCCAGG ATAACCTCTCCTACATCGAGCACATATTTGAGATCTCACGACGGCCTGACCTTTTGACCCGAGTCATCGAGTACCGCACAACGGTCCTCAAGATTTCAGAAGACGACGAGATTGACACTAAACTCACACGCATTCCCTCTGCCAAGAAATACAAGG aTATCATTCGCCAGCCATCAGAAGATGAGATCATCAAGCTGGCCCCTCCCCCCAAGAAAGCCTGA